The following are encoded in a window of Oncorhynchus mykiss isolate Arlee chromosome 11, USDA_OmykA_1.1, whole genome shotgun sequence genomic DNA:
- the LOC110535680 gene encoding uncharacterized protein LOC110535680, whose product MPVMNRPGFWTGSGLSRLFSSGELWNYDGNSKEQRLSKQDLRIAKEPSSSHSHTLKGLPRSQSVRVELCAGKSPRCEIVEQGVQIREDILTGCLTKEKIQTPKSHPAYPEEKRSPEKNGNKETLPPLLNVASSLENVSICPSFSNTPKAKTVTVSSMTGSSFLSNSKELFEDCQKRYEGQRNAQDQELPMTSCANRDAVDTDFATEAMCDPVILNVQNDQRSQGLLPLSNHGETNHQLTSTGTEECLVSHPGSTIIEPKEAEQTMKTNIFVSNRGSMFSATYVHSTGNSDTKMSRESPLCDDSVSETGDELDAFSSSSDCLTYIEDEEKAVIDGTRGRGNTCIPHFTKRSKNGSQTQPLCLNPARIYHSSLSKPFAQSCIPLVLQMSKPVTRGWSKTTVSEEGLSEILSPVDEVLSYGSYELPPPVVHCAGYGSVSSTLLPPQPAFEVITSEEEFPPSSEGNYLCLKEDSSINSELVPPLPDDKTPHINNTKNSGETNKDLAEGQNVFDRTENSSLVPAEEDVTDSLFYFDIGDRVLVCHSRPGVLKYKGPAAFAGGLWAGVVLDRPEGNHNGTYRRVKYFRCDRNCGVLVRAEDISPLRGTQDSDLDTEAEEDPFSDEEPPNCLKSQEDGLKEDEASGGPLEGNIDGGQNKPINDPLTTKITYKEGQLQEKWCQNPQLDCCNETPEASSSSTPMPVSSLFQIGFDSCPKTAGHNMSSSFDINSWVESLTEELIQDLIMDALEIRMRNREKGLLKEDNKQIDTVKKKDDSTANKLCFIEQWHDTLCSAAPEKVQIQPHDCDIVYRLVDTALETLLGQAKSTMIYNPEAPGYIIDEESVRVYGRIMHQLTAEVLHGVLTNHFGITRSMWQTKNILSSLLSSRIFLTDLKAAVKSEVQKELNLERTDLQMKEILLTLCKYRSTKRDRVDYILIQELHKEELQWVDYSADQITVKMKLSEEIFSLLLEDTISVLKHMYMTPSF is encoded by the exons ATGCCAGTCATGAACAGGCCAGG aTTTTGGACAGGCTCAGGGTTGAGCAGACTCTTTTCATCTGGGGAACTATGGAACTATGACGGGAATTCTAAGGAACAGCGCTTGTCCAAGCAAGACCTACGTATAGCTAAGGAGCCAAGCTCCTCTCATAGTCATACTCTCAAAGGCTTACCTCGGTCTCAAAGTGTCAGAGTTGAGCTCTGTGCAGGAAAATCGCCTCGGTGTGAGATAGTGGAGCAAGGTGTGCAAATCCGGGAAGATATTCTAACAG gATGTCTGACTAAAGAGAAGATTCAGACACCCAAGTCTCATCCTGCTTACCCTGAGGAAAAGAGATCGCCTGAAAAGAATGGCAATAAAGAAACACTTCCCCCTTTACTCAATGTGGCCTCGTCTCTTGAGAATGTTTCCATATGTCCATCATTCTCAAACACTCCGAAAGCAAAAACAGTCACTGTAAGTTCCATGACAGGATCTTCTTTCCTGTCCAATAGCAAGGAGCTCTTTGAAGACTGCCAGAAGAGGTATGAGGGGCAGAGGAATGCACAGGATCAGGAATTACCAATGACATCCTGTGCTAATCGCGATGCTGTGGACACGGACTTCGCTACAGAGGCGATGTGCGACCCAGTAATTCTCAATGTACAGAACGACCAAAGATCACAAGGTCTATTGCCGTTAAGCAATCATGGCGAGACCAATCACCAGTTAACCAGTACAGGGACTGAGGAGTGTTTGGTATCCCACCCTGGCAGCACCATAATAGAACCTAAAGAAGCTGAACAAACAATGAAGACCAACATATTTGTATCCAACAGAGGAAGTATGTTCAGTGCAACCTATGTCCACAGCACAGGCAATAGTGACACAAAGATGAGTCGTGAAAGCCCCTTGTGTGATGACAGTGTCTCTGAAACAGGGGATGAATTAGATGCCTTTTCTTCCAGCAGTGACTGTCTGACCTACATTGAGGACGAAGAGAAGGCTGTTATAGATGGAACGAGAGGCAGAGGAAACACATGCATTCCACACTTCACCAAAAGGTCAAAAAATGGATCACAAACTCAGCCTTTATGTCTAAATCCAGCAAGGATATACCACTCTTCTTTGAGTAAGCCATTCGCTCAGTCGTGCATTCCACTGGTTTTACAGATGTCCAAACCAGTTACTAGAGGGTGGTCAAAAACAACTGTTTCTGAGGAGGGTCTGTCAGAAATCCTTTCCCCAGTGGATGAGGTTCTGTCCTATGGAAGCTACGAGCTCCCTCCACCTGTTGTGCACTGTGCAGGATATGGGAGTGTTAGCTCCACTCTGCTACCTCCCCAACCTGCTTTTGAGGTGATCACAAGTGAAGAGGAATTCCCGCCTTCTTCCGAAGGAAATTATCTGTGTCTCAAAGAAGATTCATCCATTAACAGTGAGCTTGTTCCTCCTCTCCCTGATGATAAGACACCACATATAAACAACACAAAAAACTCTGGTGAAACTAACAAAGACCTTGCTGAAGGTCAGAATGTTTTTGACAGAACTGAGAACTCCAGCTTGGTTCCAGCGGAAGAGGATGTCACAGACTCGCTCTTCTACTTTGACATTGGCGACAGGGTTCTTGTCTGCCATTCCAGACCTGGTGTGCTGAAATACAAGGGGCCGGCAGCATTCGCTGGTGGCCTTTGGGCAGGTGTGGTGCTGGACAGGCCAGAAGGAAACCACAACGGGACCTATAGACGGGTGAAATATTTCAGATGTGATAGGAACTGTGGTGTTCTGGTCCGAGCGGAGGACATCTCTCCATTACGAGGGACACAAGACAGTGATCTGGATACTGAGGCTGAGGAGGATCCCTTCTCAGATGAAGAACCACCAAACTGCTTGAAATCACAAGAGGATGGATTGAAAGAAGATGAAGCCTCAGGTGGACCACTGGAAGGCAACATAGACGGGGGACAAAATAAACCAATCAATGATCCTTTAACTACTAAAATTACTTATAAAGAGGGACAATTACAAGAGAAATGGTGCCAAAACCCTCAACTTGATTGTTGTAACGAGACACCTGAGGCATCAAGTTCATCCACCCCTATGCCTGTATCATCATTATTTCAA ATTGGTTTTGATTCATGCCCCAAAACAGCAGGACACAACATGAGCTCTAGTTTTGACATAAACTCTTGGGTGGAAAGTTTGACTGAGGAGCTGATCCAAGACCTTATAATGGATGCTCTAGAGATAAggatgagaaacagagagaaaggctTGCTCAAAGAGGACAACAAACAAATTGAT ACAGTAAAGAAGAAAGATGACAGCACAGCAAATAAGCTGTGTTTCATAGAACAGTGGCACGATACTCTCTGCTCTGCAGCTCCTGAGAAGGTTCAAATCCAGCCCCACGACTGTGACATAGTGTACAGACTGGTTGATACTGCCTTGGAAACCCTCTTAGGCCAAGCAAAGAGTACCATGATTTACAACCCAGAAGCACCAGGCTATATCATCGACGAAGAGAGTGTCAGAGTTTACGGACGG ATCATGCACCAACTCACCGCTGAGGTTCTTCATGGGGTATTGACCAATCACTTTGGGATTACAAGATCTATGTGGCAGACAAAAAATATACTCTCAAGTCTCCTATCAAGTAGAATCTTTCTCACCGACCTGAAG GCTGCTGTTAAATCTGAGGTGCAGAAAGAGCTCAACTTGGAACGGACGGACCTTCAGATGAAAGAGATTCTCCTGACGTTGTGCAAATACAGGAGTACAAAGCGAGACAGAGTAGACTACATTCTG ATCCAAGAGCTTCACAAAGAAGAACTTCAGTGGGTGGACTACAGCGCTGACCAGATTACTGTGAAGATGAAACTGTCTGAGGAGATTTTCAGTCTTCTCCTAGAGGACACTATATCAGTTCTCAAACACATGTACATGACACCATCCTTTTGA